The following coding sequences are from one Rutidosis leptorrhynchoides isolate AG116_Rl617_1_P2 chromosome 11, CSIRO_AGI_Rlap_v1, whole genome shotgun sequence window:
- the LOC139874781 gene encoding uncharacterized protein, translating into MPPPTEPVIHESTDRLHDLLNDLREDSTLEEQTIDDDDPMNTTDAPSDRHADISELDKLDETKLYHGCNFMSAFNFLAKLIHMKVDSKWTNTSFDKLLQLLTTTFPLANIPKSHYEAKKKMSEIGLGHEVIHVCKNDCCLFWNENSKKDHCPLCKTSRWKNENTKGKKVAHKVLRYFPLTPRLQCLYKSSVNAKDMIWHAIGQCKEEGKMRHPVDGTSWKSFEARYPDFESEPINVRLRLSSDGFNPFGNMNNAYSMWPVVLKTYNVPLIYLEENHLLRQSLSFKGEIETRPHPRKRTNDEILEQLRPFSRKALQHEPGKHPKHGGRKGDVMRQLRKKNVCESLLNTLLMHKGKSKDTVKTRKVLKEWGIHSELGVKLPDGFGSNFRTKVADDDTKISGLKSHDHHLMMRRLLPISLRAFLNSFILTPLIELHLFFKQLCAQTLKISDMEAAKTQLINILCSLEQIFPPSFFDIMIHLVMHLPEEAIQGDPVYMRWMYSFEIYMKKLKNYVRNKARQEGSIAEGYVADEALTYASRPISKGDDVDLDPDTKAKNFWVVLHNNSELDKYKDVRFVVQSRDLRRTTQNSGISSPSGPGGTLYYGVLEEILKLNYLFRSNNVFLFHCKWFKTTGNNCVTKNNITTINTQQECTSSNFRLSSNLEEVAQTNLSRNESTVVEADIRSTVDVDVEGSYYEDEDFDEDLDDDIVNVVDDNAVNQVVNDEDDDDDDDALDDTDGHTRDNEDNDCELMDYISE; encoded by the exons ATGCCACCGCCAACAGAACCTGTCATACATGAATCGACTGACCGATTGCATGATTTACTGAACGATCTTCGTGAGGATAGTACTTTAGAAGAACAAACCATAGATGACGATGATCCAATGAACACAACTGATGCACCAAGTGATAGACACGCCGATATTAgtgaattagataaacttgacgaGACAAAGCTATACCATGGTTGTAACTTTATGTCAGCGTTTAATTTTTTAGCAAAGTTGATTCACATGAAGGTAGATAGTAAATGGACCAATACATCATTTGACAAATTGTTGCAATTGCTTACAACTACATTTCCTCTCGCTAATATTCCTAAGTCTCACTATGAGGCTAAGAAGAAAATGAGTGAGATTGGTTTAGGACACGAAGTGATCCATGTTTGTAAGAATGACTGTTGTTTGTTCTGGAATGAGAACAGCAAAAAGGACCATTGTCCTCTATGTAAGACCAGTAGATGGAAAAATGAAAATACGAAGGGAAAGAAAGTTGCTCACAAGGTTTTGCGTTACTTTCCATTGACTCCAAGACTTCAATGTCTATATAAATCAAGTGTAAATGCAAAAGATATGATTTGGCATGCTATTGGTCAATGTAAGGAAGAAGGTAAAATGCGTCACCCGGTGGATGGTACATCATGGAAAAGTTTTGAAGCACGTTATCCAGATTTTGAAAGTGAACCTATAAATGTTAGGTTAAGGTTGTCTTCTGATGGTTTTAATCCATTTGGCAACATGAATAATGCTTACAGTATGTGGCCGGTCGTATTGAAAACATACAATGTGCCCCT AATTTACTTGGAAGAGAATCATCTATTGAGGCAAAGCTTGTCATTCAAAGGCGAGATAGAGACTAGGCCTCATCCTCGTAAAAGAACCAATGATGAGATCTTAGAACAACTTAGACCATTTTCTAGAAAAGCGTTGCAACATGAACCGGGGAAACATCCGAAACATGGGGGAAGAAAAGGAGACGTGATGAGACAATTGagg AAAAAAAATGTGTGCGAAAGCTTGTTGAATACTTTGCTAATGCACAAGGGAAAATCGAAAGACACTGTTAAGACAAGGAAGGTATTAAAAGAGTGGGGCATTCATTCAGAGTT GGGTGTTAAATTACCTGATGGCTTTGGCTCAAATTTTAGAACTAAAGTCGCCGATGATGATACCAAAATATCAGGGCTCAAGTCTCACGACCATCATTTAATGATGCGACGGTTGCTTCCGATTAGTTTACGAGCTTTCTTAAACTCGTTTATTTTAACCCCACTTATTGAGCTTCATTTATTCTTTAAGCAACTTTGTGCTCAAACCTTAAAGATTTCTGACATGGAAGCCGCCAAAACTCAGCTGATAAACATTTTGTGTTCGCTCGAGCAAATATTTCCTCCGTCATTTTTTGACATAATGATTCATTTGGTTATGCATTTGCCTGAAGAGGCTATTCAAGGCGACCCTGTTTACATGAGGTGGATGTATTCATTTGAAATATACATGAAAAAGTTGAAGAATTATGTCAGGAATAAAGCTAGACAGGAAGGTTCTATTGCCGAGGGCTATGTTGCGGATGAAGCCTTAACTTATGCCTCAAG ACCTATTAGTAAAGGTGACGACGTAGATTTGGATCCCGACACTAAGGCTAAAAATTTTTGGGTTGTACTTCACAACAACTCCGAGCTTGACAAATACAAGGA TGTGAGGTTTGTGGTTCAAAGTCGAGATTTACGCCGAACAACACAGAACAGTGGAATTTCATCTCCTAGTGGTCCTGGAGGAACACTTTATTATGGTGTGTTGGAAGAAATTTTGAAGcttaattatttatttaggtccaaTAATGTTTTTTTGTTTCACTGCAAATGGTTCAAAACCACCGGCAATAACTGTGTCACAAAGAATAACATAACCACCATTAATACTCAACAAGAATG CACTTCGTCAAATTTTCGTTTGTCTTCTAACTTGGAAGAAGTCGCTCAAACAAATTTGAGTAGAAACGAATCAACGGTGGTTGAAGCAGACATCCGTTCCACAGTTGATGTTGATGTCGAGGGGAGCTACTATGAAGACGAAGATTTTGATGAAGATTTAGACGACGATATAGTCAATGTTGTAGACGACAATGCAGTCAACCAAGTAGTCAATGATGAAGacgacgatgatgacgatgatgctCTTGACGATACAGACGGTCACACACGCGACAATGAAGATAATGATTGTGAACTTATGGATTATATTAGTGAATGA